A single genomic interval of Microbacterium sp. zg-Y1090 harbors:
- a CDS encoding extracellular solute-binding protein → MRKTRFAGAAASLTAAAMLLTACGTGTGTGSEAGSGADDLVDRIAAVTDDQLDGVTITMSRMFGDCEETTQGVTDPSLAASECEAIQILTNQFNAENEYGITVERLGGADWHSYYDAFNASVAGGDPADIANLHDYSMSDYAQRDQLLAFDPEAVGIDLSDSTAQAQSSVVYDDKTYAVPFDSHAILAHINTDILGAAGYMGEDGRPIMPTSADELLEMAAAVKEKTGTYLFSLGVANDDMAWRMFYSLVRQQGSDVVSADGEAQIDTPEAAAALELMNELIEGGYIHTDADYAGSIDEWKSGKSAILVNGTWVVNEYAATAPFGYAVTDFPALMGEPAVWASSHMWVLPRQRDDDPVAYRAALEFASFLYDNTDVWAVATGHIAPRVSVVESDAYQAAPNREFYTSTALNDIRFVPQIDNWTAVKDLIHTQLEEVWFNGKDVAAALAEAQSRVEQQLD, encoded by the coding sequence ATGCGGAAAACCAGATTCGCCGGCGCAGCGGCGTCGCTGACGGCAGCGGCGATGCTGCTGACGGCGTGCGGCACGGGCACCGGCACCGGGAGCGAGGCCGGAAGCGGTGCCGACGACCTCGTCGACCGCATCGCGGCGGTCACCGACGACCAGCTCGACGGCGTCACGATCACGATGTCGCGCATGTTCGGCGACTGCGAGGAGACCACGCAGGGCGTGACCGATCCGTCGCTCGCGGCCAGCGAGTGCGAGGCGATCCAGATCCTCACCAACCAGTTCAACGCGGAGAACGAGTACGGCATCACCGTCGAGCGGCTCGGCGGCGCCGACTGGCACTCCTACTACGACGCCTTCAACGCCTCGGTGGCCGGCGGCGACCCCGCCGACATTGCCAACCTGCACGACTACTCCATGTCGGACTACGCCCAGCGCGACCAGCTGCTGGCCTTCGATCCCGAGGCAGTGGGCATCGACCTGTCTGACAGCACCGCCCAGGCCCAGTCGTCGGTGGTCTACGACGACAAGACCTATGCGGTGCCCTTCGACTCGCACGCCATCCTCGCCCACATCAACACCGACATCCTCGGCGCCGCGGGATACATGGGCGAGGACGGGCGACCGATCATGCCCACGTCCGCCGACGAGCTGCTGGAGATGGCGGCCGCGGTCAAGGAGAAGACGGGCACCTACCTGTTCTCGCTCGGCGTCGCGAACGACGACATGGCGTGGCGCATGTTCTACTCCCTCGTGCGCCAGCAGGGGTCGGACGTCGTCTCGGCCGACGGTGAGGCGCAGATCGACACCCCCGAGGCCGCGGCGGCCCTGGAGCTGATGAACGAGCTCATCGAGGGTGGCTACATCCACACCGACGCCGACTACGCCGGCTCCATCGACGAATGGAAGAGCGGCAAGTCCGCCATCCTGGTCAACGGCACCTGGGTGGTCAACGAATACGCCGCCACGGCGCCGTTCGGCTACGCCGTCACCGACTTCCCCGCTCTCATGGGCGAGCCGGCCGTGTGGGCTTCGTCGCACATGTGGGTCCTGCCGCGTCAGCGTGACGACGACCCGGTCGCCTACCGCGCCGCTCTCGAGTTCGCATCGTTCCTCTACGACAACACCGATGTCTGGGCCGTCGCGACCGGACACATCGCACCGCGGGTGTCCGTGGTCGAGTCCGACGCGTATCAGGCGGCGCCGAACCGCGAGTTCTACACGTCGACGGCGCTGAACGACATCCGCTTCGTGCCGCAGATCGACAACTGGACCGCCGTGAAGGATCTCATCCACACGCAGCTGGAAGAGGTCTGGTTCAACGGGAAGGACGTCGCCGCCGCGCTGGCCGAAGCGCAGAGCCGCGTCGAGCAGCAGCTGGACTGA
- a CDS encoding carbohydrate ABC transporter permease: MTTAAVTSTPSAASSPAPQVRPPARSALRRASAASWYHVAMIVAAVVWLLPMLWMTSLALSDNAALTRETQFLIPRDITLDNLLGVFSVGLTSRWFLNSAVVSIVTTVLTVLLCAMAGYAFARIDFRGKAVVYASVLAGLMIPKEAMFVPLFTMVADVQMHNTYAALILPRIAAPLGVFLMTQFFSKVPHEVEEAARIDGAGPWRTFFFIMLPLARPAMIALAIFTFVQTWNDYLWPLVSATRSEMFTITTGLASLQGNFAQATELGSLMARGLVGSLPLLIIFLLFQRHLIRGISMTSGGK, translated from the coding sequence ATGACGACCGCCGCAGTGACCTCGACACCGTCCGCCGCCTCCTCGCCGGCGCCGCAGGTGCGCCCGCCTGCCCGTTCCGCCCTCCGCCGCGCCTCGGCCGCTTCCTGGTACCACGTCGCGATGATCGTCGCCGCGGTCGTCTGGCTGCTTCCGATGCTGTGGATGACCTCGCTGGCGCTGAGCGACAACGCCGCCCTGACCCGGGAGACCCAGTTCCTCATCCCCCGGGACATCACCCTCGACAACCTCCTGGGTGTCTTCTCGGTGGGGCTCACCTCGCGCTGGTTCCTCAACAGCGCCGTGGTCAGCATCGTCACCACGGTGCTCACGGTGCTGCTGTGCGCCATGGCGGGCTACGCCTTCGCGCGGATCGACTTCCGGGGCAAAGCGGTGGTCTACGCCAGCGTGCTGGCGGGGCTGATGATCCCGAAGGAGGCGATGTTCGTCCCGCTGTTCACGATGGTCGCGGACGTGCAGATGCACAACACCTATGCGGCTCTGATCCTGCCGCGCATCGCCGCGCCTCTCGGCGTGTTCCTGATGACGCAGTTCTTCTCGAAGGTGCCGCACGAGGTCGAGGAGGCGGCGCGGATCGATGGTGCGGGTCCCTGGCGGACCTTCTTCTTCATCATGCTGCCGCTGGCCAGGCCCGCCATGATCGCGCTGGCCATCTTCACCTTCGTGCAGACCTGGAACGACTACCTGTGGCCTCTCGTCTCGGCCACCCGTTCGGAGATGTTCACGATCACCACCGGCCTGGCGTCGCTGCAGGGCAACTTCGCGCAGGCGACGGAGCTGGGAAGCCTCATGGCGCGCGGCCTCGTCGGATCGCTGCCGCTGCTCATCATCTTCCTGCTGTTCCAGCGCCACCTGATCCGAGGCATCTCGATGACCTCGGGCGGCAAATGA
- a CDS encoding carbohydrate ABC transporter permease yields MATIQAERAVATARASRGGKSGLRYGIAFIGPFVALYVVFVLIPVVQAVVMSVHDWDLLGHTREFIGVDNYVRMLWGVDITWSMGHLFWWRLAVLALAAVVVVSAVRRRRLTVWNAAGAIGLVAIAFALGFHPGETGFWYDPRFWTALQNTLLFTAVSTPLIAGLGLVMALALQGGRRGARWYQMAFFLPYILPVSVVTLIWTYFLSPNQGLLAALLEPLGIAPIPWLSSTDTAMIAIIATTVWWTVGFNLVLFAAGLQDVDASLYEAASLDGAGPWGKFIHVTLPGIRHVLLLVMVMQVIASFQVFGQVNIMTGGGPGSATDVVIRHIYQTGFRDFELGYASAMSLVLFAIMLVVSVIQMKYLGKDESK; encoded by the coding sequence ATGGCGACGATCCAGGCCGAGCGAGCGGTGGCGACCGCGCGTGCGTCCCGCGGCGGCAAGAGCGGCCTGAGGTACGGGATCGCGTTCATCGGGCCCTTCGTGGCCCTCTATGTGGTGTTCGTGCTCATCCCCGTCGTGCAGGCGGTCGTGATGAGCGTCCACGACTGGGACCTGCTCGGCCACACACGCGAGTTCATCGGCGTGGACAACTACGTCCGGATGCTGTGGGGCGTGGACATCACGTGGAGCATGGGCCATCTGTTCTGGTGGCGCCTGGCGGTTCTCGCGCTCGCCGCCGTGGTCGTGGTCAGCGCCGTGCGGCGGCGCCGCCTGACGGTGTGGAACGCCGCCGGAGCCATCGGCCTCGTCGCCATCGCCTTCGCGCTCGGGTTCCACCCGGGTGAGACCGGCTTCTGGTACGACCCGCGGTTCTGGACGGCGCTGCAGAACACGCTGCTGTTCACCGCTGTCTCCACGCCCCTCATCGCCGGTCTCGGCCTGGTGATGGCGCTCGCCCTGCAGGGCGGACGCCGTGGCGCCCGGTGGTATCAGATGGCGTTCTTCCTGCCCTACATCCTTCCCGTCTCCGTCGTCACGCTGATCTGGACCTATTTCCTCTCGCCGAATCAGGGCCTGCTGGCGGCCCTGCTGGAGCCGCTGGGCATCGCCCCGATCCCCTGGCTGTCGAGCACCGACACCGCCATGATCGCGATCATCGCCACGACGGTGTGGTGGACGGTGGGCTTCAACCTCGTGCTGTTCGCCGCGGGCCTGCAGGACGTCGACGCGTCGCTCTACGAAGCGGCGTCCCTCGACGGCGCGGGCCCGTGGGGCAAGTTCATCCACGTCACCCTTCCCGGCATCCGGCACGTGCTCCTGCTGGTCATGGTGATGCAGGTGATCGCATCGTTCCAGGTGTTCGGGCAGGTCAACATCATGACCGGGGGCGGTCCCGGCAGCGCCACCGACGTGGTGATCCGGCACATCTACCAGACCGGCTTCCGGGACTTCGAGCTGGGGTACGCCTCGGCGATGTCCCTCGTGCTGTTCGCCATCATGCTCGTGGTGTCGGTCATTCAGATGAAGTACCTCGGCAAGGACGAAAGCAAATGA
- a CDS encoding LacI family DNA-binding transcriptional regulator: MATSMRDVAQLAGVSPRTVSNVVNEYEYVRDSTRERVLRAIEELNYKPNISARRLREGRTRILGFAVPELSQPYFAELSELVESAAHARGYTVIATQTAGRKDNELRMLREFTSHLVDGLIFSPFTLTDEEFHAATPSVPTVLIGEQISSPRHTGIAIDNVQATTDITRHLLEQRRRRIAVLGAYHSDLYRSARLRLQGYRDALESSGIAFDPDLVLYTDRFGRRAGYDGVTGALAHGLRFDALVCFTDMLAFGAVRAFADAGVRVPEDVAIASIDDVQEAEFSVPSLTTVAPDKKAIADTAVEQVLSLVDEPEAPPRSVEIAYRLVTRESSAVGE; this comes from the coding sequence ATGGCCACGAGCATGCGCGACGTCGCACAGCTCGCGGGGGTATCGCCCCGCACGGTGTCCAACGTCGTCAACGAGTACGAGTACGTGCGCGACAGCACGCGGGAGCGGGTGCTGCGTGCGATCGAGGAGCTCAACTACAAGCCCAACATCTCCGCCCGCCGGCTGCGGGAGGGGCGCACGCGCATCCTCGGATTCGCGGTGCCGGAACTGTCGCAGCCCTACTTCGCAGAGCTGTCGGAGCTGGTCGAGTCCGCCGCCCACGCGCGCGGCTACACCGTGATCGCCACACAGACGGCGGGGCGCAAGGACAACGAGCTGCGCATGCTGCGCGAGTTCACCTCGCATCTCGTCGACGGCCTCATCTTCAGCCCCTTCACCCTCACCGACGAGGAGTTCCACGCCGCGACCCCGAGCGTTCCCACCGTGCTGATCGGGGAGCAGATCTCCAGCCCCCGCCACACCGGCATCGCCATCGACAACGTGCAGGCGACGACCGACATCACCCGGCACCTGCTCGAGCAGCGTCGGCGGCGCATCGCCGTGCTCGGCGCCTACCACTCCGACCTCTACCGCAGCGCCAGACTCCGTCTGCAGGGGTACCGCGACGCACTCGAGTCCTCCGGCATCGCATTCGATCCCGACCTGGTCCTGTACACCGACCGCTTCGGGCGCCGAGCCGGCTACGACGGGGTCACCGGTGCGCTCGCCCACGGCCTGCGCTTCGACGCACTCGTGTGCTTCACCGACATGCTCGCCTTCGGCGCCGTCCGCGCGTTCGCCGATGCGGGCGTGCGCGTGCCCGAGGACGTCGCCATCGCCTCGATCGACGACGTGCAGGAGGCGGAGTTCTCCGTCCCCTCCCTCACGACCGTCGCGCCGGACAAGAAGGCGATCGCCGACACCGCGGTGGAGCAGGTGCTCTCCCTCGTGGACGAGCCGGAGGCTCCGCCGCGCAGCGTCGAGATCGCCTACCGTCTCGTCACGAGGGAGAGCTCGGCCGTCGGGGAATGA
- the ribD gene encoding bifunctional diaminohydroxyphosphoribosylaminopyrimidine deaminase/5-amino-6-(5-phosphoribosylamino)uracil reductase RibD, producing the protein MTATHREREAMARALSLAARGPRGVNPQVGAVLLSPGGDVLSEGWHHGAGTAHAEVEALRALAPGAARGATAVVTLEPCNHTGRTGPCSEALIEAGIARVVYAVDDPGERSSGGAERLRAAGVEVVPGVLADEGRALLDSWLTVQRLGRPHVTVKWAQSLDGRAAAADGTSQWITGPAARADVHRRRSEADAIVVGTGTLLADDPALTARRDDGTLYDAQPMPVVLGRRDVPASAAVTRHPRPLLQHGGGTLFDEHGDVAGSLLHDLRERGVHRVFVEGGPTVAGAFLRAGLADEILVYLAPTLLGGPVSAVGDVGVTTIDEQLRLRVASVERLGDDLLIVATARHERDARQEGTA; encoded by the coding sequence ATGACCGCGACACATCGCGAACGCGAGGCCATGGCCCGCGCGCTGTCGCTGGCCGCGCGCGGTCCCCGCGGGGTGAACCCGCAGGTGGGCGCCGTCCTGCTCTCCCCCGGCGGCGACGTTCTCTCCGAAGGCTGGCACCACGGCGCGGGTACCGCGCACGCCGAGGTGGAGGCCCTGCGCGCGCTCGCGCCGGGAGCCGCCCGCGGCGCCACCGCGGTGGTCACCCTCGAGCCCTGCAACCACACCGGTCGCACCGGCCCGTGCAGCGAGGCGCTCATCGAGGCCGGCATCGCCCGGGTCGTGTACGCCGTCGACGACCCCGGCGAGCGCTCCTCGGGAGGGGCCGAGCGACTGCGGGCCGCCGGGGTGGAGGTCGTTCCCGGCGTGCTCGCCGACGAGGGACGCGCCCTGCTGGACTCGTGGCTGACCGTGCAGCGGCTCGGCCGCCCCCACGTGACGGTGAAGTGGGCGCAGTCACTCGACGGCCGCGCCGCTGCCGCGGACGGCACGAGCCAGTGGATCACCGGTCCCGCCGCCCGTGCCGATGTGCACCGTCGCCGGTCGGAAGCGGATGCCATCGTGGTCGGCACCGGCACGCTGCTGGCCGACGACCCCGCCCTCACCGCCCGGCGCGACGACGGCACCCTGTACGACGCGCAGCCGATGCCGGTCGTGCTCGGGCGCCGCGACGTGCCGGCATCCGCCGCCGTCACCCGCCACCCCCGCCCGCTGCTGCAGCACGGCGGCGGCACCTTGTTCGACGAGCACGGCGACGTCGCCGGATCCCTGCTGCACGATCTGCGCGAGCGCGGCGTGCACCGCGTCTTCGTCGAAGGCGGCCCGACCGTGGCCGGCGCCTTCCTGCGCGCGGGCCTCGCAGACGAGATCCTCGTCTACCTCGCCCCCACCCTGCTCGGCGGCCCCGTGTCGGCCGTGGGCGATGTCGGGGTGACGACCATCGACGAGCAGCTGCGCCTGCGCGTGGCATCCGTCGAACGACTCGGCGACGATCTGCTGATCGTCGCGACAGCCCGCCATGAGCGGGACGCACGACAGGAAGGAACCGCCTGA
- a CDS encoding riboflavin synthase, whose amino-acid sequence MFTGIVEEQGEITAIEPSGDGVRLTVRAPLAVSDAGHGDSISISGVCLTVVDRASDVFTADVMKQTLDMSTLGGLGTGTRVNVERAMAAHGRLGGHIVQGHIDGTGEVLEVRPGDQWRVLRISLDPAHAPLVVDKGSIAVDGVSLTVSAVSPADAAEAWFEVSLIPETLTATTLGALSPGDRVNLETDILARHVQRLLAFPPTAPAVPNEGGSR is encoded by the coding sequence ATGTTCACCGGGATCGTGGAGGAGCAGGGCGAGATCACCGCCATCGAGCCGTCCGGCGACGGCGTGCGACTGACCGTGCGCGCCCCGCTGGCGGTGTCGGATGCCGGGCACGGCGACTCCATCTCGATCAGCGGTGTGTGCCTGACGGTCGTCGACCGCGCGAGCGATGTGTTCACCGCCGACGTCATGAAGCAGACGCTCGACATGTCGACCCTCGGCGGGCTCGGCACCGGCACGCGCGTGAACGTCGAGCGGGCGATGGCCGCTCACGGCCGTCTGGGAGGCCACATCGTGCAGGGTCACATCGACGGCACCGGCGAGGTGCTCGAGGTGCGCCCCGGCGACCAGTGGCGGGTGCTGCGGATCTCCCTCGACCCCGCTCACGCGCCCCTCGTCGTGGACAAGGGCTCCATCGCCGTCGACGGCGTGTCGCTGACCGTCAGCGCCGTGAGCCCCGCCGACGCCGCGGAGGCGTGGTTCGAGGTGTCGCTCATCCCCGAGACGCTCACCGCCACGACGCTCGGCGCCCTCTCCCCCGGCGACCGCGTGAACCTCGAGACCGACATTCTGGCGCGCCACGTGCAGCGCCTGCTCGCATTCCCCCCGACCGCCCCGGCGGTCCCGAACGAAGGAGGCTCGCGATGA
- the ribB gene encoding 3,4-dihydroxy-2-butanone-4-phosphate synthase translates to MSLSTIPEALEALRAGRPVIVADDENRENEGDVVISAQLATPEWIAWTVRHSSGFICAPMPAEWADRLDLPPMVEVNEDARGTAYTVSVDAAENVTTGISAADRSHTLNVLADPRSTPSSVIRPGHILPLRAVEGGVRERGGHTEASVDLMRLAGLEPVAAICELVADDGSMMRLPALMELGERDGLHVITIEQLVAYLDEHEPQGPGDSGPQRRRVSLRAEAKLPTAHGTFRVLAYKDRVTGTDHLAIVSGDLTGDAPLVRVHSECLTGEAFGSLKCECGPQLDAALDAISVAGGVVVYMRGHEGRGIGLINKLRAYSLQENGLDTVDANLALGLPADARDYAAAAGILADLGVDELRLLTNNTDKVAQLRALGLDVVEQVPLLVGVGPNNHQYLVTKAERMGHIIASDDLDGALARTKEASA, encoded by the coding sequence ATGAGCCTTTCCACCATCCCCGAGGCCCTCGAGGCGCTGCGCGCCGGGCGCCCGGTCATCGTCGCCGACGATGAGAACCGCGAGAACGAAGGCGACGTCGTCATCTCGGCACAGCTCGCCACCCCCGAGTGGATCGCCTGGACGGTCCGCCACTCCAGCGGCTTCATCTGCGCCCCCATGCCCGCCGAATGGGCCGACCGGCTCGATCTGCCGCCCATGGTCGAGGTCAACGAAGACGCCCGCGGCACCGCGTACACGGTGAGTGTCGACGCCGCTGAGAACGTCACCACGGGCATCAGCGCCGCCGACCGCTCGCACACCCTCAATGTGCTGGCCGACCCCCGGTCCACTCCGTCGAGCGTGATCCGTCCCGGCCACATCCTGCCGCTGCGCGCGGTGGAGGGCGGCGTGCGTGAGCGCGGCGGCCACACCGAGGCCTCCGTCGACCTCATGCGCCTGGCGGGCCTCGAGCCCGTGGCCGCGATCTGCGAACTCGTCGCCGACGACGGATCGATGATGCGCCTGCCCGCGCTGATGGAGCTCGGCGAGCGCGACGGGCTGCACGTCATCACGATCGAGCAGCTCGTGGCCTACCTCGACGAGCACGAGCCGCAGGGCCCCGGCGACTCCGGGCCGCAGCGGCGGCGGGTGAGCCTTCGCGCGGAGGCCAAGCTGCCCACCGCCCACGGCACCTTCCGGGTGCTGGCCTACAAGGACCGCGTCACCGGCACGGACCACCTCGCCATCGTCTCGGGCGATCTCACCGGGGACGCACCGCTGGTGCGCGTGCATTCCGAGTGCCTCACCGGCGAGGCGTTCGGGTCGCTCAAGTGCGAGTGCGGTCCGCAGCTGGATGCCGCGCTCGACGCGATCTCGGTCGCCGGGGGCGTCGTGGTGTACATGCGGGGCCATGAGGGTCGCGGCATCGGCCTGATCAACAAGCTGCGCGCGTACAGCCTGCAGGAGAACGGGCTGGACACCGTCGACGCCAACCTCGCGCTCGGCCTTCCCGCCGATGCGCGCGACTACGCCGCCGCGGCCGGCATCCTCGCCGATCTCGGCGTGGACGAGCTGCGTCTGCTGACCAACAACACCGACAAGGTGGCGCAGCTGCGCGCCCTCGGCCTCGACGTCGTCGAGCAGGTCCCCCTGCTCGTGGGCGTGGGCCCCAACAACCACCAGTACCTGGTGACGAAGGCCGAGCGTATGGGCCACATCATCGCCAGCGACGATCTCGACGGCGCGCTCGCGCGCACGAAGGAGGCCAGCGCATGA
- the ribH gene encoding 6,7-dimethyl-8-ribityllumazine synthase, translated as MSGTGSPEQHTPVDGSGLRVVVIAGTWHDVITDGLIAGARRALDASGAQWSLVRVPGSFELPVAAKTALDAGADAVVALGVIIRGGTPHFEYVSAAATDGLTRVALDTGKPVGFGVLTLDDEQQGLDRAGLEGSQEDKGAEAADAALRTALVLRGLRG; from the coding sequence ATGAGCGGCACCGGTTCCCCCGAGCAGCACACCCCCGTCGACGGCAGCGGCCTGCGCGTCGTCGTCATCGCCGGCACCTGGCACGACGTCATCACCGACGGCCTCATCGCCGGCGCCCGGCGCGCCCTCGACGCCTCGGGCGCGCAGTGGTCGCTGGTGCGCGTGCCCGGCTCGTTCGAGCTGCCGGTGGCGGCGAAGACGGCGCTGGATGCCGGGGCCGACGCCGTCGTCGCGCTCGGTGTCATCATCCGCGGCGGCACGCCGCACTTCGAGTACGTCTCGGCGGCCGCGACCGACGGGCTCACCCGCGTCGCGCTGGACACCGGCAAGCCGGTCGGCTTCGGGGTGCTCACCCTCGACGACGAGCAGCAGGGCCTGGACCGCGCGGGCCTGGAGGGGTCCCAGGAGGACAAGGGCGCGGAGGCGGCGGACGCCGCCCTGCGCACGGCGCTCGTGCTGCGTGGGCTGCGCGGCTGA
- a CDS encoding Fe-S protein produces MEILRHVVLLIHITGFALLFGAWAVEAFGGRRRFTRIMNVGMTLAFIAGLILAAPWGIDHELNYTKLAVKLVVLLIIGAVMGIGGARQRKTGGVPTAMFWSVGVLTLLNAGIAVIWR; encoded by the coding sequence ATGGAGATCCTGCGGCACGTCGTCCTCCTCATCCACATCACCGGTTTCGCGCTGCTCTTCGGCGCCTGGGCGGTAGAGGCCTTCGGCGGAAGGCGCCGGTTCACCCGCATCATGAACGTCGGGATGACCCTCGCGTTCATCGCGGGACTGATCCTCGCCGCGCCCTGGGGCATCGACCACGAGCTGAACTACACCAAGCTCGCCGTCAAGCTCGTCGTGCTGCTCATCATCGGTGCGGTGATGGGGATCGGCGGCGCCCGCCAGCGCAAGACCGGCGGCGTGCCGACCGCGATGTTCTGGTCGGTGGGCGTTCTCACGCTGCTCAACGCGGGCATCGCCGTCATCTGGCGCTGA
- a CDS encoding MFS transporter, with product MSSAPAASTAPANPRSRVITASLVGTTIEFYDFYVYATAAVLVFPILFFPTGDETTALLSSFAVFGAAMVARPIGAVVFGHFGDRFGRKATLVGSLLTMGIATFLIGLLPTYDDIGWWAALLLLTLRLAQGFALGGEWSGAALVATENAPKGKRAWYGTFPQLGAPIGFIIANGVFLIINFALPHPDGPAQRSADFLEWGWRVPFLFSAVMVIVGLWVRLKLVESETFAKAEKTGAIRRFPLGEVVRRHWRPLILGTFIMLATYVLFYLMTSFTLSYGTKPGLEAAEQAALDNGLAFDAAAYVPGLGFGYTDFVIMQIIGVVFFGIFTLLSGPVADSIGRRKLLLWVTAAIAVFGLLFNVFLLPHADPMFTGALTQAFLIFGFMLMGVTFGPMGAVLPELFPTNVRYTGSAISYNVSSILGAALAPLVAVALWAAADGQPWLVGVYLTGSAVLTFIALMLSKETKDVDYETNIGLGVTGSL from the coding sequence ATGTCCTCAGCACCCGCGGCATCCACCGCTCCCGCCAATCCCCGGTCGCGCGTCATCACCGCGAGCCTGGTCGGCACGACGATCGAGTTCTACGACTTCTACGTCTACGCGACCGCCGCCGTCCTGGTCTTCCCCATCCTCTTCTTCCCCACCGGCGACGAGACCACGGCCCTGCTGTCGTCGTTCGCCGTGTTCGGCGCTGCCATGGTCGCCCGCCCCATCGGCGCGGTCGTGTTCGGCCACTTCGGCGACCGGTTCGGCCGCAAGGCCACCCTCGTCGGCTCGCTGCTGACCATGGGCATCGCGACCTTCCTCATCGGTCTGCTGCCGACCTATGACGACATCGGCTGGTGGGCGGCGCTGCTGCTGCTGACGTTGCGCCTCGCACAGGGCTTCGCGCTGGGCGGCGAGTGGTCCGGCGCGGCGCTCGTGGCCACCGAGAACGCCCCGAAGGGCAAGCGCGCCTGGTACGGCACCTTCCCGCAGCTCGGCGCCCCCATCGGATTCATCATCGCCAACGGCGTCTTCCTCATCATCAACTTCGCACTCCCCCACCCCGACGGCCCCGCCCAGCGCTCTGCGGACTTCCTGGAGTGGGGCTGGCGCGTGCCGTTCCTCTTCTCCGCGGTGATGGTCATCGTCGGCCTCTGGGTGCGACTGAAGCTGGTCGAGTCCGAGACCTTCGCGAAGGCGGAGAAGACCGGTGCGATCCGCAGGTTCCCGCTCGGCGAGGTCGTCCGCCGCCACTGGCGGCCGCTCATCCTCGGCACGTTCATCATGCTGGCGACCTACGTGCTGTTCTACCTGATGACGAGCTTCACCCTGTCCTACGGCACGAAGCCGGGGCTCGAGGCCGCCGAGCAGGCCGCCCTCGACAACGGTCTGGCGTTCGACGCGGCCGCCTACGTGCCCGGGCTCGGGTTCGGATACACCGACTTCGTGATCATGCAGATCATCGGCGTGGTGTTCTTCGGCATCTTCACGCTGCTGTCCGGACCCGTCGCCGACAGCATCGGACGTCGCAAGCTGCTGCTGTGGGTCACCGCCGCCATCGCGGTGTTCGGTCTGCTGTTCAACGTCTTCCTGCTCCCGCACGCCGATCCGATGTTCACCGGCGCCCTCACGCAGGCCTTCCTGATCTTCGGGTTCATGCTGATGGGCGTGACGTTCGGCCCGATGGGCGCCGTGCTGCCGGAGCTGTTCCCGACGAACGTGCGCTACACCGGCTCGGCGATCTCGTACAACGTCTCGTCCATCCTGGGCGCGGCGCTCGCGCCGCTGGTGGCGGTGGCGCTGTGGGCAGCGGCCGACGGCCAGCCGTGGCTGGTCGGTGTCTATCTCACCGGCTCGGCGGTGCTGACCTTCATCGCCCTGATGCTCTCCAAGGAGACCAAGGACGTCGACTACGAGACCAACATCGGTCTCGGCGTCACCGGTTCGCTCTGA
- a CDS encoding ABC transporter permease, which translates to MSATYATGPQPPAGPPEAVARRGGVRALWAGNPWAVVQRGLLAARSSSWVVVFSGFFEPVFYLASMGIGLGALIGDVQTSAGVAVSYAAFIAPALLAVSAMNGAVYDSTWNVFFKLNYGKLYEGMLSTSLGPLDVALGEMLYALLRGLLYATGFLIIMQILGLNLAPTAILAIPAVLLIAFGFASLGMAVTSYMKTFQHMDWINFVLLPMFLFSSTLYPITVYPEVVQWIVMAFPLWHGVEMIRGFTTGAMSPDMGWHILYYVVMIVVGLVFTTKRLRALFLD; encoded by the coding sequence GTGAGCGCGACATACGCCACGGGGCCGCAACCGCCCGCCGGACCGCCCGAGGCCGTCGCGCGCCGCGGCGGGGTGCGGGCGCTGTGGGCGGGCAACCCCTGGGCCGTCGTGCAGCGGGGGCTGCTCGCCGCGCGCTCGTCCAGCTGGGTCGTGGTGTTCTCCGGCTTCTTCGAGCCGGTGTTCTACCTGGCCTCGATGGGCATCGGGCTCGGGGCGCTCATCGGCGACGTGCAGACCAGCGCCGGCGTGGCGGTGTCGTACGCGGCGTTCATCGCGCCGGCGCTGCTGGCGGTGTCGGCGATGAACGGCGCGGTGTACGACTCCACCTGGAACGTCTTCTTCAAGCTCAACTACGGCAAGCTCTACGAGGGGATGCTGTCGACGTCACTGGGCCCGCTGGACGTCGCCCTCGGCGAGATGCTCTACGCGCTGCTGCGGGGCCTCCTCTACGCCACCGGGTTCCTCATCATCATGCAGATCCTGGGATTGAACCTCGCCCCCACGGCGATCCTCGCCATCCCCGCGGTTCTGCTGATCGCCTTCGGGTTCGCCAGCCTCGGCATGGCCGTCACCAGCTACATGAAGACGTTCCAGCACATGGACTGGATCAATTTCGTGCTGCTGCCGATGTTCCTGTTCTCGTCGACCCTGTACCCCATCACGGTGTACCCCGAGGTCGTCCAGTGGATCGTGATGGCGTTCCCGCTCTGGCACGGAGTGGAGATGATCCGCGGGTTCACGACCGGCGCGATGAGCCCCGACATGGGCTGGCACATCCTCTACTACGTCGTGATGATCGTCGTCGGGCTGGTGTTCACCACCAAGCGCCTGCGTGCGCTGTTCCTCGACTGA